The Amycolatopsis sp. 195334CR genome window below encodes:
- a CDS encoding DUF5302 domain-containing protein yields the protein MSDTQPTPETGEEDDVKRKFREALERKQAQTKARAAHEDRGSKVHNAHGPAGGKREFRRKSG from the coding sequence ATGTCTGACACGCAACCCACGCCGGAAACCGGCGAGGAGGACGACGTCAAGCGCAAGTTCCGCGAGGCACTCGAGCGGAAGCAGGCCCAGACCAAGGCCCGGGCCGCCCACGAGGACCGGGGCTCCAAGGTGCACAACGCCCACGGCCCCGCGGGCGGCAAGCGCGAGTTCCGGCGCAAGAGCGGCTAG